Proteins co-encoded in one Brassica rapa cultivar Chiifu-401-42 chromosome A02, CAAS_Brap_v3.01, whole genome shotgun sequence genomic window:
- the LOC103854201 gene encoding F-box protein At3g28330-like → MPLMEKPDNREMDLLTDGLPPIPILLTKIPKISGTESLLEDLYAIILAKLPLTSIITFKRVCKQWKSLVESPFCRDLYLSMHQNSYYSSWSFMCRGCETETMAHYGSDNWCLTRSLGSYISSFLAEKFENREGRVVAYTDVGLILIYVVTNQSFYVANPVSRQCVEILPHNHAMERFWILGIVTRTEDEVVLGYKVVLLEKKKNFTSFLIYSSETGSWSLETVSFPFTFIAQEFNNPISLNGKLHWLAHNPEYKDFLVSFDFYPSGDKGSDRCRVTPFPDLDKTTKFKRACTTCQGFLMYINIVSVAEVDKLCVWRLKSEGWQLVSEISTDIVTAGFDYIPLGMNPFDDKLVYFWRGNMEGQDLLSIKLHIGEFMVHEELERSSDGRVLSSVGGPREIEYIKESFYSSFVLPRWLHPFPN, encoded by the coding sequence ATGCCATTGATGGAGAAACCAGACAATAGGGAGATGGATTTGCTCACAGATGGATTACCACCAATCCCTATCCTATTGACGAAGATACCAAAGATCAGTGGAACGGAATCGCTGCTAGAGGATCTGTATGCGATTATACTAGCCAAGTTACCACTAACGAGCATAATCACTTTCAAACGGGTTTGCAAGCAATGGAAATCACTCGTTGAGTCTCCTTTTTGCCGCGATCTTTATCTGTCTATGCACCAAAACTCGTATTATTCTTCTTGGTCGTTCATGTGTAGAGGTTGCGAGACAGAAACCATGGCTCACTACGGATCCGATAACTGGTGTCTTACCCGTTCTCTCGGTTCTTACATCTCGTCTTTTCTAGCCGAAAAGTTCGAGAACCGAGAAGGTAGAGTCGTGGCTTACACCGATGTTGGATTGATATTGATTTACGTAGTCACGAACCAATCTTTCTACGTGGCTAATCCTGTCTCAAGGCAATGCGTAGAGATCCTGCCTCATAATCATGCAAtggaacgtttttggatattgGGGATTGTGACTCGAACTGAGGACGAAGTCGTTTTGGGTTACAAAGTTGTTTtgttagagaagaagaagaactttaCTAGTTTCTTGATATATTCATCTGAGACCGGCTCGTGGAGTCTTGAAACTGTTAGTTTTCCTTTCACTTTCATCGCTCAGGAATTTAACAATCCCATTAGCCTGAACGGAAAGCTTCACTGGCTCGCTCACAATCCGGAGTATAAAGATTTTCTTGTATCCTTCGATTTCTACCCTAGTGGAGACAAGGGTTCTGATCGATGTCGTGTTACACCTTTCCCTGACTTAGACAAAACAACTAAATTCAAAAGAGCTTGCACAACTTGTCAAGGGTTTCTCATGTATATTAACATAGTCTCTGTAGCCGAAGTTGATAAGCTGTGTGTATGGAGGCTAAAGAGCGAAGGATGGCAACTAGTATCTGAAATCTCTACTGATATTGTAACGGCTGGTTTTGATTATATTCCGTTGGGGATGAATCCTTTTGATGATAAACTAGTGTACTTTTGGAGGGGAAACATGGAGGGCCAAGATTTGTTGTCTATTAAGTTACACATTGGGGAGTTTATGGTCCACGAAGAGCTGGAACGTAGCAGCGACGGTCGCGTTCTGAGTTCCGTTGGTGGTCCGAGAGAGATAGAATACATAAAGGAATCATTTTATTCCTCGTTCGTTCTCCCGAGGTGGCTGCATCCTTTCCCGAACTAG
- the LOC103854200 gene encoding F-box protein At3g28330-like, with protein MPLMEKPDNREMDLLTDGLPPIPILLTKIPKISGTESLLEDLYAIILAKLPLTSIITFKRVCKQWKSLVESPFCRDLYLSMHQNSYYSSWSFMCRGCETETMAHYGSDNWCLTRSLGSYISSFLAEKFENREGRVVAYTDVGLILIYVVTNQSFYVANPVSRQCVEILPHNHAMERFWILGIVTRTEDEVVLGYKVVLLEKKKNFTSFLIYSSETGSWSLETVSFPFTFIAQEFNNPISLNGKLHWLAHNPEYKDFLVSFDFYPSGDKGSDRCRVTPFPDLDKTTKFKRACTTCQGFLMYINIVSVAEVDKLCVWRLKSEGWQLVSEISTDIVTAGFDYIPLGMNPFDDKLVYFWRGNMEGQDLLSINLHIGEFMVHEELERSSDGRVLSSVGGPREIEYIKETFYSSFVLPRWLHPFPN; from the coding sequence ATGCCATTGATGGAGAAACCAGACAATAGGGAGATGGATTTGCTCACAGATGGATTACCACCAATCCCTATCCTATTGACGAAGATACCAAAGATCAGTGGAACGGAATCGCTGCTAGAGGATCTGTATGCGATTATACTAGCCAAGTTACCACTAACGAGCATAATCACTTTCAAACGGGTTTGCAAGCAATGGAAATCACTCGTTGAGTCTCCTTTTTGCCGCGATCTTTATCTGTCTATGCACCAAAACTCGTATTATTCTTCTTGGTCGTTCATGTGTAGAGGTTGCGAGACAGAAACCATGGCTCACTACGGATCCGATAACTGGTGTCTTACCCGTTCTCTCGGTTCTTACATCTCGTCTTTTCTAGCCGAAAAGTTCGAGAACCGAGAAGGTAGAGTCGTGGCTTACACCGATGTTGGATTGATATTGATTTACGTTGTCACGAACCAATCTTTCTACGTGGCTAATCCTGTCTCAAGGCAATGCGTAGAGATCCTGCCTCATAATCATGCAAtggaacgtttttggatattgGGGATTGTGACTCGAACTGAGGACGAAGTCGTTTTGGGTTACAAAGTTGTTTtgttagagaagaagaagaactttaCTAGTTTCTTGATATATTCATCTGAGACCGGCTCGTGGAGTCTTGAAACTGTTAGTTTTCCTTTCACTTTCATCGCTCAGGAATTTAACAATCCCATTAGCCTGAACGGAAAGCTTCACTGGCTCGCTCACAATCCGGAGTATAAAGATTTTCTTGTATCCTTCGATTTCTACCCTAGTGGAGACAAGGGTTCTGATCGATGTCGTGTTACACCTTTCCCTGACTTAGACAAAACAACTAAATTCAAAAGAGCTTGCACAACTTGTCAAGGGTTTCTCATGTATATTAACATAGTCTCTGTAGCCGAAGTTGATAAGCTGTGTGTATGGAGGCTAAAGAGCGAAGGATGGCAACTAGTATCTGAAATCTCTACTGATATTGTAACGGCTGGTTTTGATTATATTCCGTTGGGGATGAATCCTTTTGATGATAAACTAGTGTACTTTTGGAGGGGAAACATGGAGGGCCAAGATTTGTTGTCTATTAACTTACACATTGGGGAGTTTATGGTCCACGAAGAGTTGGAACGTAGCAGCGACGGTCGCGTTCTGAGTTCCGTTGGTGGTCCGAGAGAGATAGAATACATAAAGGAAACATTTTATTCCTCGTTCGTTCTCCCGAGGTGGCTGCATCCTTTCCCGAACTAG
- the LOC117131889 gene encoding F-box protein At3g28330-like: MPLMEKPDNREMDLLTDGLPPIPILLTKIPKISGTESLLEDLYAIILAKLPLTSIITFKRVCKQWKSLVESPFCRDLYLSMHQNSYYSSWSFMCRGCETETMAHYGSDNWCLTRSLGSYISSFLAEKFENREGRVVAYTDVGLILIYVVTNQSFYVANPVSRQCVEILPHNHAMERFWILGIVTRTEDEVVLGYKVVLLEKKKNFTSFLIYSSETGSWSLETVSFPFTFIAQEFNNPISLNGKLHWLAHNPEYKDFLVSFDFYPSGDKGSDRCRVTPFPDLDKTTKFKRACTTCQGFLMYINIVSVAEVDKLCVWRLKSEGWQLVSEISTDIVTAGFDYIPLGMNPFDDKLVYFWRGNMEGQDLLSINLHIGEFMVHEELERSSDGRVLSSVGGPREIEYIKETFYSSFVLPRWLHPFPN, from the coding sequence ATGCCATTGATGGAGAAACCAGACAATAGGGAGATGGATTTGCTCACAGATGGATTACCACCAATCCCTATCCTATTGACGAAGATACCAAAGATCAGTGGAACGGAATCGCTGCTAGAGGATCTGTATGCGATTATACTAGCCAAGTTACCACTAACGAGCATAATCACTTTCAAACGGGTTTGCAAGCAATGGAAATCACTCGTTGAGTCTCCTTTTTGCCGCGATCTTTATCTGTCTATGCACCAAAACTCGTATTATTCTTCTTGGTCGTTCATGTGTAGAGGTTGCGAGACAGAAACCATGGCTCACTACGGATCCGATAACTGGTGTCTTACCCGTTCTCTCGGTTCTTACATCTCGTCTTTTCTAGCCGAAAAGTTCGAGAACCGAGAAGGTAGAGTCGTGGCTTACACCGATGTTGGATTGATATTGATTTACGTAGTCACGAACCAATCTTTCTACGTGGCTAATCCTGTCTCAAGGCAATGCGTAGAGATCCTGCCTCATAATCATGCAAtggaacgtttttggatattgGGGATTGTGACTCGAACTGAGGACGAAGTCGTTTTGGGTTACAAAGTTGTTTtgttagagaagaagaagaactttaCTAGTTTCTTGATATATTCATCTGAGACCGGCTCGTGGAGTCTTGAAACTGTTAGTTTTCCTTTCACTTTCATCGCTCAGGAATTTAACAATCCCATTAGCCTGAACGGAAAGCTTCACTGGCTCGCTCACAATCCGGAGTATAAAGATTTTCTTGTATCCTTCGATTTCTACCCTAGTGGAGACAAGGGTTCTGATCGATGTCGTGTTACACCTTTCCCTGACTTAGACAAAACAACTAAATTCAAAAGAGCTTGCACAACTTGTCAAGGGTTTCTCATGTATATTAACATAGTCTCTGTAGCCGAAGTTGATAAGCTGTGTGTATGGAGGCTAAAGAGCGAAGGATGGCAACTAGTATCTGAAATCTCTACTGATATTGTAACGGCTGGTTTTGATTATATTCCGTTGGGGATGAATCCTTTTGATGATAAACTAGTGTACTTTTGGAGGGGAAACATGGAGGGCCAAGATTTGTTGTCTATTAACTTACACATTGGGGAGTTTATGGTCCACGAAGAGTTGGAACGTAGCAGCGACGGTCGCGTTCTGAGTTCCGTTGGTGGTCCGAGAGAGATAGAATACATAAAGGAAACATTTTATTCCTCG